Proteins encoded in a region of the Burkholderia ubonensis subsp. mesacidophila genome:
- a CDS encoding acid phosphatase, producing MKKHAWIRYTPIALAAALSLTACGGDDVTQQGLSAVKNVVVIYAENRSFDNLYGNFPGVNGLQNVTAANSAQKDRDGSTMATLPKVWGGLTATGITPAVTEAMTANLPNAPFAIDDPNGFNQPMSIATRDIVHRFYQDQMQINGGKNDMYAAWTDAGGLTMGHYTPDPSKLPLWKIAQQYVLADNFFMGAFGGSFLNHQYLICACAPLYANANTSPAAGKIAVLNADGKSLAVAANSPASALSGPPKFVNDGAITPDFYAVNTMQPPYQPSGNKAATGGDPTLADPANASTMPPQTATNIGDLLTNANVSWAWYGGAWGQALQASQNGTSNVIYGADLSTPNFQPHHQPFNYFANQAPGTASRAQHLLDGGANGAAFIQAIDAGTLPAVTFYKPQGNLNEHPGYTDVTSGDQHIADIISHLQKSPQWNNMVVVVTYDENGGFWDHAAPPTGDRWGPGTRIPALIVSPFAKKGFVDHTQYDTGSILRFITRRYSLPRLAGLQQRDDALKQNGAQPMGDLTNALQLSPNL from the coding sequence ATGAAGAAGCACGCCTGGATTCGCTACACGCCGATCGCCCTCGCGGCCGCGCTCAGCCTGACCGCCTGCGGCGGCGACGACGTCACGCAGCAGGGCCTGTCGGCCGTCAAGAACGTCGTCGTGATCTACGCGGAAAACCGCAGCTTCGACAACCTGTACGGCAACTTCCCGGGCGTGAACGGCCTGCAGAACGTGACGGCCGCGAACTCGGCGCAGAAGGATCGCGACGGCTCGACGATGGCGACGCTGCCGAAGGTCTGGGGCGGCCTGACCGCGACCGGCATCACGCCGGCGGTCACCGAGGCGATGACGGCGAACCTGCCGAACGCGCCGTTCGCGATCGACGATCCGAACGGCTTCAACCAGCCGATGAGCATCGCGACGCGCGACATCGTGCACCGCTTCTACCAGGACCAGATGCAGATCAACGGCGGCAAGAACGACATGTACGCCGCCTGGACCGACGCGGGCGGCCTGACGATGGGCCACTACACGCCGGACCCGTCGAAGCTGCCGCTGTGGAAGATCGCGCAGCAGTACGTGCTCGCCGACAACTTCTTCATGGGCGCGTTCGGCGGCTCGTTCCTGAACCACCAGTACCTGATCTGCGCCTGCGCGCCGCTCTACGCGAACGCGAACACGAGCCCGGCGGCCGGCAAGATCGCGGTCCTGAACGCGGACGGCAAGTCGCTGGCGGTCGCCGCGAACTCGCCCGCCTCCGCGCTGAGCGGCCCGCCGAAGTTCGTCAACGACGGCGCGATCACGCCGGACTTCTACGCGGTCAACACGATGCAGCCGCCGTACCAGCCGAGCGGCAACAAGGCGGCCACGGGCGGCGACCCGACGCTCGCCGACCCGGCCAACGCATCGACGATGCCGCCGCAGACGGCGACCAACATCGGCGACCTGCTGACCAACGCGAACGTGTCGTGGGCATGGTATGGCGGCGCGTGGGGCCAGGCGCTGCAGGCGAGCCAGAACGGCACGTCGAACGTGATCTACGGCGCCGACCTGTCGACGCCGAACTTCCAGCCGCACCACCAGCCGTTCAACTACTTCGCGAACCAGGCGCCGGGCACCGCGAGCCGCGCGCAGCACCTGCTCGACGGCGGCGCGAACGGCGCCGCGTTCATCCAGGCGATCGACGCGGGCACGCTGCCGGCGGTGACGTTCTACAAGCCGCAGGGCAACCTGAACGAGCACCCGGGCTATACGGACGTCACGTCGGGCGACCAGCACATCGCCGACATCATCTCGCACCTGCAGAAGAGCCCGCAGTGGAACAACATGGTCGTGGTCGTCACGTACGACGAGAACGGCGGCTTCTGGGATCACGCCGCGCCGCCGACCGGCGACCGCTGGGGCCCGGGCACGCGCATCCCGGCGCTGATCGTGTCGCCGTTCGCGAAGAAGGGCTTCGTCGACCACACGCAGTACGACACGGGCTCGATCCTGCGCTTCATCACGCGCCGCTACTCGCTGCCGCGCCTCGCCGGCCTGCAGCAGCGCGACGACGCGCTGAAGCAGAACGGCGCGCAGCCGATGGGCGACCTGACCAACGCGCTGCAACTGTCGCCGAACCTGTAA
- the bcsA gene encoding UDP-forming cellulose synthase catalytic subunit codes for MKLAALATAYAAAFAAARALGRRVLDWLAHGIGLPAERTLLDWVVRLFFHAPRPGRPDPVGRRARAAFLRLAADWGVLQPLSPREWLWRAFVRAPRSAGNRPVRDPLAWFDKTVVPVYVFVRAIGRGVGALVARLPWDRWGGWIDARAQRVGRRRGLAPLLLAAGALLWAAAGMSPLMPGAQFAFFLIVAVLALGLRRLPGHMPTLALASLALLAMVRYVWWRATQTLDFRSPLEAWAGYLLFAAEAYTWLILLLGFIQTAWPLDRPVVPLPDDTGAWPTVDVYIPTYNEPLSVVKPTVFAAQSIDWPSAKLRVYLLDDGKRPEFEAFAREAGVGYLTRDDNRHAKAGNINRALPKTHGEYVAIFDCDHVPTRSFLQTTMGVFLRDPKCALVQTPHHFFSPDPFERNLGTFRQVPNEGTLFYGLVQSGNDLWNATFFCGSCAILKRSALEEIGGVAVETVTEDAHTALKLHRRGYTSAYLPTVQAAGLATESLAGHVKQRTRWARGMAQIFRIDNPFLGRGLGFVQRICYGNAMLHFFYGIPRLIFLTMPLAYLFFHLYFINASAVALASYVVPYLVLANIANSRMQGRFRHSFWAEVYESVLAWYIALPTTVAFLSPKHGKFNVTDKGGKIDEGYVDWSTSKPYLVLFAVNVIAIFAGVSRLIVDQGDEASTILITMGWTVYNLAMLGAALAVAREAKQVRVTHRIAMRVPATLLLADGTTAACFTSDYSAGGLGLEAVPGLKLATGDTLTVCVTRGDRPFTFPVRVCRVTPAHIGVSFDALTLEQERQLVQCTFGRADAWLDWHQGERPDTPLRGLREVLRVGVDGYVRLLKGVSRSVQAMLALDRARD; via the coding sequence ATGAAGCTCGCCGCATTGGCCACCGCTTACGCCGCCGCATTCGCCGCGGCGCGTGCGCTCGGCCGCCGCGTGCTCGACTGGCTCGCGCACGGCATCGGGCTGCCCGCCGAGCGCACGCTGCTCGACTGGGTCGTGCGGCTGTTCTTCCACGCGCCGCGGCCCGGGCGGCCCGATCCCGTGGGCCGCCGCGCGCGCGCGGCGTTCCTGCGGCTGGCCGCCGACTGGGGCGTGCTGCAGCCGCTCAGCCCGCGCGAGTGGCTGTGGCGCGCGTTCGTGCGCGCGCCGCGCAGCGCGGGCAACCGCCCGGTGCGCGATCCGCTCGCGTGGTTCGACAAGACCGTCGTCCCCGTGTACGTGTTCGTCCGCGCGATCGGGCGGGGCGTCGGCGCGCTCGTCGCGCGCCTGCCGTGGGACCGCTGGGGCGGCTGGATCGACGCGCGCGCGCAGCGGGTCGGCCGGCGCCGCGGGCTCGCGCCGCTGCTGCTCGCGGCCGGCGCGCTGCTGTGGGCGGCGGCCGGCATGTCGCCGCTGATGCCCGGCGCGCAGTTCGCGTTCTTCCTGATCGTCGCCGTGCTCGCGCTCGGCCTGCGCCGCCTGCCGGGCCACATGCCGACGCTCGCGCTCGCGTCGCTGGCGCTGCTCGCGATGGTGCGCTACGTGTGGTGGCGCGCGACTCAGACGCTCGATTTCCGCAGCCCGCTGGAGGCGTGGGCGGGCTACCTGCTGTTCGCGGCGGAAGCCTATACGTGGCTGATCCTGCTGCTCGGCTTCATCCAGACCGCGTGGCCGCTCGACCGCCCGGTCGTGCCGCTGCCCGACGACACCGGCGCGTGGCCGACGGTCGACGTGTACATCCCGACCTACAACGAGCCGCTGTCGGTCGTGAAGCCGACGGTGTTCGCCGCGCAGAGCATCGACTGGCCGAGCGCGAAGCTGCGCGTCTACCTGCTCGACGACGGCAAGCGCCCCGAGTTCGAGGCGTTCGCGCGCGAGGCCGGGGTCGGCTACCTGACGCGCGACGACAACCGCCACGCGAAGGCCGGCAACATCAACCGCGCGCTGCCGAAGACGCACGGCGAGTACGTCGCGATCTTCGACTGCGATCACGTGCCGACCCGCTCGTTCCTGCAGACGACGATGGGCGTGTTCCTGCGCGACCCGAAGTGCGCGCTCGTGCAGACGCCGCATCATTTCTTCTCGCCCGATCCGTTCGAGCGCAACCTCGGCACGTTCCGCCAGGTGCCGAACGAGGGCACGCTGTTCTACGGGCTCGTGCAGTCCGGCAACGACCTGTGGAACGCGACGTTCTTCTGCGGCTCGTGCGCGATCCTCAAGCGCAGCGCGCTCGAGGAGATCGGCGGCGTCGCGGTCGAGACCGTGACCGAGGACGCGCACACCGCGCTCAAGCTGCACCGCCGCGGCTATACGTCGGCCTACCTGCCGACCGTGCAGGCGGCGGGCCTCGCGACCGAAAGCCTCGCCGGCCACGTGAAGCAGCGCACGCGCTGGGCGCGCGGGATGGCGCAGATCTTCCGCATCGACAACCCGTTCCTCGGGCGCGGGCTCGGCTTCGTGCAGCGGATCTGCTACGGCAACGCGATGCTGCACTTCTTCTACGGCATTCCGCGGCTGATCTTCCTGACGATGCCGCTCGCGTACCTGTTCTTCCACCTGTACTTCATCAACGCGTCGGCGGTCGCGCTCGCGAGCTACGTCGTGCCGTACCTCGTGCTCGCGAACATCGCGAACTCGCGGATGCAGGGGCGCTTCCGCCATTCGTTCTGGGCGGAAGTCTACGAATCGGTGCTCGCGTGGTACATCGCGCTGCCGACGACCGTCGCGTTCCTGAGCCCGAAGCACGGCAAGTTCAACGTGACCGACAAGGGCGGCAAGATCGACGAGGGCTACGTCGACTGGTCGACGTCGAAGCCGTACCTCGTGCTGTTCGCGGTGAACGTGATCGCGATTTTCGCCGGCGTCTCGCGCCTGATCGTGGACCAGGGCGACGAGGCGTCGACGATCCTGATCACGATGGGCTGGACCGTCTACAACCTCGCGATGCTCGGCGCCGCGCTCGCGGTCGCGCGCGAGGCGAAGCAGGTGCGGGTCACGCACCGGATCGCGATGCGCGTGCCGGCGACGCTCCTGCTCGCCGACGGCACGACGGCCGCGTGCTTCACCAGCGACTACTCGGCGGGCGGCCTCGGGCTCGAGGCGGTGCCGGGCCTGAAGCTCGCGACGGGCGACACGCTGACCGTGTGCGTGACGCGCGGCGACCGGCCGTTCACGTTCCCGGTGCGCGTGTGCCGCGTGACACCGGCGCATATCGGCGTGAGCTTCGATGCGCTGACGCTCGAGCAGGAGCGGCAGCTCGTGCAGTGCACGTTCGGCCGCGCGGACGCATGGCTCGACTGGCACCAGGGCGAACGGCCCGACACGCCGCTGCGCGGGCTGAGGGAAGTGCTGAGAGTGGGCGTCGACGGTTACGTGCGCCTGTTGAAGGGCGTGTCGCGCAGCGTGCAGGCGATGCTGGCGCTCGACCGGGCGCGCGACTGA
- a CDS encoding NUDIX hydrolase, which yields MKAGNAPRTVSCGVVILDGVGRVFLAHATDTTHWDIPKGQGEPGEAPIQAALRELIEETGIALAPDRLVELGRFAYRQEKDLHLFAVRVADDELDLARCVCTSLFPSRRDGTMIPEMDAYRWTAPGDVDTYASRSLARLFRTTLSLADLHRRLPRA from the coding sequence ATGAAAGCGGGCAACGCGCCGCGCACGGTGTCGTGCGGCGTCGTGATTCTCGACGGGGTGGGGCGCGTGTTCCTCGCGCACGCGACGGACACGACGCACTGGGATATCCCGAAAGGGCAGGGCGAGCCCGGTGAAGCGCCGATCCAGGCGGCGCTGCGCGAGCTGATCGAGGAAACCGGGATCGCGCTCGCGCCGGACCGGCTCGTCGAGCTCGGCCGCTTCGCGTACCGCCAGGAAAAGGACCTGCACCTGTTCGCGGTGCGCGTCGCCGACGACGAGCTGGACCTGGCCCGCTGCGTATGCACGTCGCTGTTCCCGAGCCGGCGCGACGGGACGATGATCCCCGAGATGGATGCGTATCGCTGGACGGCGCCCGGCGACGTCGACACGTATGCGAGCCGCAGCCTCGCGCGGCTGTTCCGCACGACGCTGTCGCTCGCGGACCTGCACCGGCGCCTGCCGCGCGCGTAA
- a CDS encoding cytochrome-c peroxidase — MQSNPKSFASARSLIHAAAALALAAGLAALAGCDARPGAGAPVASVVPAAQAAPAAPAVAPASQPQTRAQVFEGVKQMTALGKQLFVDPSLSGSGKLACASCHSAEHAFGPPNALSVQLGGDDMHRPGFRAVPSLKYLRGIPPFSEHFHDSPDEGDESVDAGPTGGLTWDGRVDTRDAQARIPLTSPFEMSSSPAKVAKAVRAAPYADAFRKAFGDKVLADDHATFDAVLRALDAFQQQPALFDPYTSKYDAYLAGRAQLTPAELRGLQLFNDEKKGNCASCHLSQRTLEGGPPQFSDFGLIAIGVPRNRALPVNRDPRFYDLGACGPERTDLKGRGEFCGLFRTPSLRNVATRKTFFHNGVYHSLEDVMRFYVERDIHPEKFYPVVHGKVQRFDDLPKRYWDNINHEPPFDRKPGDQPALNEAEIKDVIAFLDTLTDGYQATATQAKR; from the coding sequence ATGCAGAGCAATCCGAAATCCTTCGCGTCCGCGCGATCGTTGATCCATGCCGCGGCGGCGCTGGCGCTGGCCGCCGGGCTCGCGGCGCTCGCCGGCTGCGATGCGCGGCCCGGCGCGGGCGCGCCGGTCGCGTCCGTCGTGCCGGCCGCCCAGGCTGCGCCGGCGGCCCCCGCGGTCGCGCCGGCCAGCCAGCCGCAGACGCGCGCGCAGGTGTTCGAGGGCGTGAAGCAGATGACGGCGCTCGGCAAGCAGCTGTTCGTCGACCCGTCGCTGTCGGGGTCCGGCAAGCTCGCGTGCGCGTCGTGCCACAGCGCCGAGCATGCATTCGGGCCGCCGAACGCGCTGTCGGTGCAGCTCGGCGGCGACGACATGCATCGCCCGGGGTTCCGCGCGGTGCCGTCGCTTAAATATCTGCGCGGGATTCCGCCGTTCAGCGAGCACTTCCACGATTCGCCCGACGAGGGCGACGAAAGCGTCGACGCGGGCCCGACGGGCGGGCTGACGTGGGATGGCCGCGTCGACACGCGCGACGCGCAGGCGCGCATTCCGCTCACGTCGCCGTTCGAGATGAGCAGCTCGCCCGCGAAGGTCGCGAAGGCGGTGCGCGCGGCGCCGTATGCGGACGCGTTCCGCAAGGCGTTCGGCGACAAGGTGCTCGCCGACGACCACGCGACCTTCGACGCGGTGCTGCGCGCGCTCGACGCGTTCCAGCAGCAGCCGGCGCTGTTCGATCCGTACACGAGCAAGTACGACGCGTACTTGGCCGGCCGCGCGCAGCTCACGCCCGCCGAGCTGCGCGGGCTGCAGCTGTTCAACGACGAGAAGAAGGGCAACTGCGCGAGCTGCCACCTGAGCCAGCGCACGCTCGAAGGCGGCCCGCCGCAGTTCAGCGATTTCGGGCTGATCGCGATCGGCGTGCCGCGCAACCGCGCGCTGCCGGTGAATCGCGACCCGCGCTTCTACGACCTCGGCGCGTGCGGGCCCGAGCGCACCGACCTGAAGGGGCGCGGCGAGTTCTGCGGGCTGTTCCGCACGCCGTCGCTGCGCAACGTCGCGACGCGCAAGACGTTCTTCCACAACGGCGTCTACCACTCGCTCGAGGACGTGATGCGGTTCTACGTCGAGCGCGACATCCATCCGGAGAAGTTCTACCCGGTCGTGCACGGCAAGGTGCAGCGCTTCGACGACCTGCCGAAGCGCTACTGGGACAACATCAACCACGAGCCGCCGTTCGACCGCAAGCCGGGCGACCAGCCGGCGCTGAACGAGGCCGAGATCAAGGACGTGATCGCGTTCCTGGACACGCTGACCGACGGCTATCAGGCCACGGCGACGCAGGCGAAACGCTGA
- the bcsE gene encoding cellulose biosynthesis protein BcsE, whose translation MNTDFEATRPAFGAAGVFDRLRALLRMGPADGRVSTLSRLAIDGLPDEWTQLEAGGLYAVYAAARTPACDALVWESARQARTRDVTVVLARDHASVAAQLGERGFAGAALAPGWPRNLNVLAMPPAVGDAQPGAAHADPGPFARLMGGFRAMRRFGFHARSLYFIEGAERWFSWNDPAALAEEGRAFADWCRMHRIAVVLLMNPDAGHADDAGTDDLPLVRDTRRTRRSAFHSVCAGVAQLQRTHGELLWVVDFWRAGDTLAAGEVRPLRFAPSGRLSAIFDADALVQPREMKLASDEDRVVVSRVVVDGENWVPKDWEIVDDNAAVVAACAKAQAATAVLAFRTRTQLEALCADVHTLRRQCGGALKITIVERGEVLRHQFEMLVLSLGANSVIGRDLPFSRLQAAVRSLHGQLQARPVAADYRAALAAALGDTVLGYLPVGAFCLRTRAVLDRGAVLALSHTLVKMTLLPGVAHVDALRHCMPRRAGDVVTADAEHLYVFLFACEPADADEALKRIFDVPVDTLSDRVVRLAHGSIDAELNKLKAENRRAPIADYSDLFAAAHPAGGARADAATPASPRTVDAAGDAPPPSAAAAPLPDDASAAPGPNPVVAARARGATRSAMPLRKPEAP comes from the coding sequence GTGAACACCGACTTCGAAGCCACTCGTCCCGCGTTCGGCGCCGCCGGCGTGTTCGATCGCCTGCGCGCGCTGCTGCGCATGGGGCCGGCCGACGGCCGCGTGTCCACGCTGAGCCGTCTCGCGATCGACGGCCTGCCGGACGAATGGACGCAGCTCGAGGCGGGCGGCCTGTATGCGGTCTATGCGGCCGCGCGCACGCCTGCGTGCGACGCGCTGGTGTGGGAAAGCGCGCGCCAGGCGCGCACCCGCGACGTGACGGTCGTGCTCGCGCGCGACCACGCGAGCGTCGCCGCGCAGCTGGGCGAGCGGGGCTTCGCGGGCGCCGCGCTCGCGCCCGGCTGGCCGCGCAACCTGAACGTGCTCGCGATGCCGCCGGCGGTTGGCGACGCGCAGCCGGGCGCCGCGCACGCCGACCCGGGCCCGTTCGCCCGCCTGATGGGCGGGTTCCGCGCGATGAGGCGCTTCGGCTTTCACGCGCGTTCGCTGTATTTCATCGAGGGCGCGGAGCGCTGGTTCAGCTGGAACGATCCCGCCGCGCTGGCGGAAGAGGGGCGCGCGTTCGCGGACTGGTGCCGGATGCACCGGATCGCGGTCGTGCTGCTGATGAACCCCGACGCCGGGCACGCGGACGATGCCGGCACCGACGACCTGCCGCTCGTGCGCGATACGCGCCGCACCCGGCGCAGCGCCTTCCACAGCGTCTGCGCCGGCGTCGCGCAGCTGCAGCGCACCCACGGCGAGCTGCTGTGGGTCGTCGATTTCTGGCGCGCGGGCGACACGCTCGCCGCGGGCGAGGTGCGGCCGCTGCGCTTCGCGCCGAGCGGCCGGCTGTCCGCGATCTTCGATGCCGATGCGCTCGTGCAGCCGCGCGAGATGAAGCTCGCGAGCGACGAGGACCGGGTGGTCGTGAGCCGCGTGGTGGTCGACGGCGAGAACTGGGTGCCGAAGGACTGGGAGATCGTCGACGACAACGCCGCGGTGGTGGCCGCGTGCGCGAAGGCGCAGGCGGCGACCGCCGTGCTCGCGTTCCGCACCCGCACGCAGCTCGAGGCGCTGTGCGCGGACGTCCACACGCTGCGGCGGCAGTGCGGCGGCGCGCTGAAGATCACGATCGTCGAGCGCGGCGAGGTGCTGCGCCATCAGTTCGAGATGCTGGTGCTGAGCCTCGGCGCGAACAGCGTGATCGGGCGCGACCTGCCGTTCTCGCGGCTGCAGGCCGCGGTGCGCTCGCTGCACGGCCAGCTGCAGGCGCGGCCGGTCGCCGCCGATTACCGCGCGGCGCTCGCCGCGGCGCTCGGCGACACGGTGCTCGGCTACCTGCCGGTCGGCGCGTTCTGCCTGCGGACCCGCGCGGTGCTCGATCGCGGCGCGGTGCTCGCGCTGTCGCACACCCTCGTGAAGATGACGCTGCTGCCCGGCGTCGCGCACGTCGACGCGCTGCGTCACTGCATGCCGCGCCGCGCGGGCGACGTGGTGACGGCCGACGCGGAGCACCTGTACGTATTCCTGTTCGCGTGCGAGCCGGCCGATGCGGACGAGGCGCTCAAGCGGATCTTCGACGTGCCGGTCGACACGCTGTCCGACCGGGTCGTGCGCCTCGCGCACGGCAGCATCGACGCGGAGCTGAACAAGCTGAAGGCGGAAAACCGGCGCGCGCCGATCGCCGACTACAGCGACCTGTTCGCGGCCGCGCATCCGGCGGGCGGCGCGCGGGCGGACGCGGCGACGCCGGCGTCGCCGCGGACGGTCGATGCCGCCGGCGACGCGCCGCCACCGTCCGCCGCCGCCGCGCCGCTGCCGGACGACGCGTCCGCCGCGCCCGGCCCGAACCCTGTCGTCGCCGCGCGCGCGCGCGGCGCCACCCGCAGCGCGATGCCGCTGCGCAAGCCGGAGGCCCCATGA
- the bcsG gene encoding cellulose biosynthesis protein BcsG: MTFWNLYFILKFALFAADRLQPLWLANLAFALALAASAPLRRRGWRIARQLAALAIAVPLLAREAHAPPLARLADALREVSTFRLEYWMELLPRLLPPMLLIAVAGALVAYFVVNRWLRVATFVLIALVALPLWQAGNALVERIASNAQAQAQASSAGAARAGQPEDHNAALAAFRAQESQRQVAFGQLGNDPATQFDVIVLHVCSLAWDDLDAAKVRNHPMLSRFDYLFTNFSSAASYSGPAAIRVLRASCGQEAHADLYKPAPRQCQLFAQLARAGYTAQSLLNHDGHFDNFLDLIHDNLGVPDAPLVSNADAPVAMHAFDGSAIKDDYATLASWYAQRASVPGPVALYYNTISMHDGNRVVGSSLTSIDSYPQRATKLMNDFDRLADLIASSGRRAVIVFVPEHGAALRGDKNQVAGLREIPTPRIVHIPVGVRLVGFPGNHGTTTVIDQPASFLALAQLLSNLVSNSPFKPGVTLAQYAADLPRTRMIGENEGTVTMQTAAGYAVKTPDGVWIDEK; encoded by the coding sequence ATGACGTTCTGGAACCTGTATTTCATCCTGAAGTTCGCGCTGTTCGCGGCGGACCGCCTGCAGCCGCTGTGGCTCGCGAACCTCGCGTTCGCGCTGGCGCTCGCGGCGAGCGCGCCGCTGCGGCGGCGCGGCTGGCGCATCGCGCGGCAGCTCGCGGCGCTCGCGATCGCGGTGCCGCTCCTCGCGCGCGAGGCGCACGCGCCGCCGCTCGCGCGGCTCGCCGACGCGCTGCGCGAGGTGAGCACGTTCCGGCTCGAGTACTGGATGGAGCTGCTGCCGCGCCTGCTGCCGCCGATGCTGCTGATCGCCGTGGCCGGCGCGCTCGTCGCATACTTCGTCGTCAACCGCTGGCTGCGCGTCGCGACCTTCGTGCTGATCGCGCTCGTCGCGCTGCCGCTGTGGCAGGCGGGCAACGCTCTGGTCGAGCGCATCGCGTCGAACGCGCAGGCGCAAGCGCAGGCGTCGTCGGCGGGCGCGGCGCGCGCCGGCCAGCCGGAGGACCACAACGCGGCGCTCGCCGCGTTCCGTGCGCAGGAATCGCAGCGGCAGGTCGCGTTCGGCCAGCTCGGCAACGATCCGGCCACGCAGTTCGACGTGATCGTGCTGCACGTGTGCTCGCTCGCGTGGGACGACCTCGACGCGGCGAAGGTGCGCAACCATCCGATGCTGAGCCGCTTCGACTACCTGTTCACGAACTTCAGCTCGGCCGCGAGCTACAGCGGCCCGGCGGCGATCCGCGTGCTGCGCGCGAGCTGCGGGCAGGAGGCGCATGCGGACCTGTACAAGCCCGCGCCGCGGCAGTGCCAGTTGTTCGCGCAGCTCGCGCGCGCCGGCTACACCGCGCAGTCGCTGCTGAACCACGACGGCCACTTCGACAATTTCCTGGATTTGATCCACGACAACCTCGGCGTGCCCGACGCGCCGCTGGTGTCGAACGCCGACGCGCCGGTCGCGATGCACGCGTTCGACGGCTCGGCGATCAAGGACGACTACGCGACGCTCGCGAGCTGGTACGCGCAGCGCGCGTCGGTGCCGGGGCCGGTCGCGCTGTACTACAACACGATCAGCATGCACGACGGCAACCGCGTGGTCGGCAGTTCGCTGACCAGCATCGACTCGTATCCGCAGCGCGCGACGAAGCTGATGAACGACTTCGACCGGCTCGCCGACCTGATCGCGTCGTCGGGCCGGCGCGCGGTGATCGTGTTCGTGCCGGAGCACGGCGCGGCGCTGCGCGGCGACAAGAACCAGGTGGCCGGCCTGCGCGAGATCCCGACGCCGCGCATCGTGCACATCCCGGTCGGCGTGCGGCTCGTTGGCTTCCCGGGCAACCACGGCACGACGACCGTGATCGACCAGCCGGCGAGCTTCCTCGCGCTCGCGCAGCTGCTGTCGAACCTCGTGTCGAACAGCCCGTTCAAGCCGGGCGTGACGCTCGCGCAATACGCGGCCGACCTGCCGCGCACGCGGATGATCGGCGAGAACGAGGGCACCGTGACGATGCAGACGGCCGCGGGCTACGCGGTCAAGACTCCGGATGGCGTATGGATCGACGAAAAGTGA
- the bcsQ gene encoding cellulose biosynthesis protein BcsQ, translating to MKTIAMTSTSGGAGRTTLAAALAVLLARRGRPVVAVEFDPQNLLGAHLGLDTLSGAGLAQSLLGDPEPWHAHTWRNADDVLFVPYGYVDAAQAAACDARLAADPRWLSRALGEIALPADGVAFIDAARCPSLHAEHAIRGADLTLVVVPPEPAACATVAARLDALRAGGGALQIVVNRLNPARDMQRDALAMLREVAGPAVILDQRIHLDAAVPESFARGSWIFDDAPYSQVSHDLHGVANWVDAWLGAAVAGRTGGRR from the coding sequence ATGAAGACGATCGCCATGACGTCGACGTCCGGCGGCGCGGGCCGCACGACGCTGGCCGCCGCGCTGGCCGTGCTGCTCGCGCGCCGCGGCCGGCCGGTGGTCGCCGTCGAATTCGATCCGCAGAACCTGCTCGGCGCGCACCTCGGCCTCGACACGCTGTCCGGCGCCGGTCTCGCGCAGAGCCTGCTCGGGGACCCCGAGCCGTGGCATGCGCACACCTGGCGCAACGCCGACGACGTGCTGTTCGTCCCGTACGGGTACGTCGACGCGGCGCAGGCGGCCGCGTGCGACGCGCGGCTCGCCGCCGATCCTCGGTGGCTTTCGCGCGCGCTCGGCGAGATCGCGCTGCCGGCCGACGGCGTCGCGTTCATCGACGCGGCGCGCTGCCCGTCGCTGCACGCCGAGCACGCGATCCGCGGCGCGGACCTGACGCTCGTCGTCGTGCCGCCGGAGCCGGCGGCGTGCGCGACCGTCGCCGCGCGCCTCGACGCGCTGAGGGCGGGCGGCGGCGCGCTGCAGATCGTCGTGAACCGGCTGAATCCGGCCCGCGACATGCAGCGCGACGCGCTCGCGATGCTGCGCGAGGTGGCGGGCCCGGCGGTGATCCTCGACCAGCGCATCCATCTCGACGCCGCGGTGCCCGAATCGTTCGCGCGCGGCAGCTGGATCTTCGACGATGCGCCGTATTCGCAGGTGTCGCACGACCTGCACGGCGTCGCGAACTGGGTCGACGCATGGCTCGGCGCCGCCGTGGCGGGGCGGACCGGGGGCCGGCGATGA
- a CDS encoding RT0821/Lpp0805 family surface protein, with product MSMRASLSVVARLLAGAACVAAALPAQAQSNLGFLNDTPITYFSKADAASLAKAVHQARDEGKDGETTTWQNSGGGTQLEAKLTPTTSDKDGKTCREIATEIAAKGQTMTLKPVYCKTAAGKWQLQKR from the coding sequence ATGTCGATGCGTGCATCCCTTTCCGTCGTCGCGCGCTTGCTGGCCGGCGCCGCGTGTGTCGCCGCCGCGCTGCCGGCGCAGGCGCAAAGCAATCTCGGTTTCCTGAACGACACGCCGATCACGTACTTCAGCAAGGCGGACGCCGCATCGCTGGCGAAGGCCGTGCACCAGGCCCGCGACGAAGGCAAGGACGGCGAGACCACGACCTGGCAGAACAGCGGCGGCGGCACGCAGCTCGAAGCGAAGCTCACGCCCACGACGTCCGACAAGGACGGCAAGACCTGCCGCGAGATCGCGACCGAGATCGCCGCGAAGGGCCAGACGATGACGCTCAAGCCCGTCTACTGCAAGACCGCCGCGGGCAAGTGGCAGCTGCAGAAGCGCTGA